GTTGGCTTGTAAACATTCGGATTGATCTCTCAAAGGGAAATGTACAACGTTGCACTCCTCCCATTGCAATACAGTCTCACTCATTATCagtatacatttttcatttatttacattctttaaaaaaaacatttacacactggCATACTGTGCTTTTCAGCTGCTCTCCTTACTAAACAAAGTGGACTTTCCAGGCCTGGATTAGTTTCTCAGACAACTTCCTCAGCTGTCTACAATGTATTGTGAACTAAAAAAACACCTTAATCGTTAACTTTAACCAATTGAGGGCATGAATGTCCCTTGACCTTCTAATTACATGGAGTGTCATCCAACAAGGCTGTCCTGAAAGTGCAATGGCTCCCCTTTTTAGACAGAGGGCAGTGTGCCATTACAGTTTACAAAAGGCACATCATCTGTCTGTCAGATCAGTATGCCTATAGAGCCATTATACTGTGCAGAGCTGCAGACATTATAATTTCAACAAGACAAGGAATGTTCAGTTATTACTTCCCATAGTCCTCATCGTACAGACCACCATATTTGGCAAGTAAACAAGTTCTTGACTGATGGTATTCACCTCCTGTGTAATGTGTCCTCACACTGAAATAATCCGAATGGAAAAGTCTTTGGCAGGGTTATTATTCTTCGTGTTGGACTCATCTGTGGTTGATGGGTTCACTCCTGACAAACTGCTCTGCTGTCCTCCATACTGCCACACCACACCAGGCCCCATTGCTGAGATCTGGCAATCTGGGTTCATAGTTTGACTGGAGGACTGAGGAGGTCTGTTGTATTCAGGTGGACCAGAGATCTGTGCAGATTCTAAATTTTGGAGTAAGAGAGGCTGGTTATAGCCGGGGAGAGTAGAAAGCAGAGGAGTGCGGCCATATGTGCAGTCAGCACTATAGGCAAACTGCTGATGACATCTGTGGAGAAAAAGGACATGAAGTTGTTGTTTCTGCTGCTCTGCATGTCTTcattttttctttgaaaaaataaattctcccttttttttaaccGTTTAAGCAAAGGTCAGCCCACATCTCACCTGCAGGCTTGCATGTTGTCACACATGGCTGAGTAGTCGGTGTCCCACAGTGAAAGCACCTTCTCCTgggtattgttgttgttgttgttcctgCCTTTATTGCCGTTGCGAGACCTGCTGTTGTCCTCCTGATGTTGGGCCTGCTCCTCCCAATGCCACATATCTGACTCCCTGTTTAAAAGAATCCATATAAACCTGCAAGTCAGTATTTCAGTTTGTAAATGCATCACAGGAAACTGACTGTTAACTCTCTTCTTTGCTCTTCTGCATTATTTACTTCCAGTAATGGACAGAACTAAGTACATTACCTACAATTGATTTGAGTTATTTCCATGTTATATTATCTTTCCTACTCCATTAATCATCttagatttatcttgtgaccctcAGCCCTTATTTTTACTTTAAGGTTCCTTGTGATGTTTTTGACCTCCAGTAGCTATGGAGCTGTTTATCTATGAGTGGGTCCCTGTTTTGTTTATCTCATGCACAAGGAAACAAATGCATGCGCGCACAGATGGGTGACGTGCACAGTCCTCACAATGGTTTCATATTATTCCACAAAAATATGCAGCAATGTGCCAAGAAGAAGACAGCGAGCCagtaaacatggatgtaaacaatgctggatttaaaatactttaaaatcggctttgcaaatgttttatgaggaaggaaatgcttTCAACACATTTGTTAGAGCTCATggatacacacaatgcattttaGTAAGTAACAGTGACATAGATAACTTTTGTTTTCTCCACAAGAAGGACTTGAAAtgaatgacttttacttgtaataaaaTACTTTTAGTTTGTGGTATTGTTACTTTTAAGTCACCTGTCATGCTTTTTCCTTTTGTCCTCTTTGATGCAGTCGAGCAAACAGCAGGTGATGAAGGCAACAGACATGAAGAAGATTATGGCCAAGCTTACGATGGATGCCAGCACAGCCACACGgaaaccatagtcctcataggGAGACAGAgctggagtgagagagaagacTGTTGACTGA
This genomic interval from Sander vitreus isolate 19-12246 chromosome 7, sanVit1, whole genome shotgun sequence contains the following:
- the susd3 gene encoding uncharacterized protein susd3 isoform X1 encodes the protein MSSCSLEEAHARLQLNGIPTCLPCTGHRAAPLRILYAQPKRGLGGRLSVTTMSAATASIADVSRTDFTNKDDSRDRNKSGQNQAQCTPMPLPALGTQRIIQGNGTTVGTVISLQCPAKHKLVGSKLMCVLGTNSTQWVGKNYCTPLSPYEDYGFRVAVLASIVSLAIIFFMSVAFITCCLLDCIKEDKRKKHDRESDMWHWEEQAQHQEDNSRSRNGNKGRNNNNNNTQEKVLSLWDTDYSAMCDNMQACRCHQQFAYSADCTYGRTPLLSTLPGYNQPLLLQNLESAQISGPPEYNRPPQSSSQTMNPDCQISAMGPGVVWQYGGQQSSLSGVNPSTTDESNTKNNNPAKDFSIRIISV